One window of Acropora palmata chromosome 1, jaAcrPala1.3, whole genome shotgun sequence genomic DNA carries:
- the LOC141891962 gene encoding uncharacterized protein LOC141891962: MGSPLGPLMANAFMCNIEEKLKNQNKMPAFYKRCVDDTLSKMPDVSSASEFLLTLNEIHPSLSFTMELEDNGKLPFLGMVIIRNGPRLDTKVYVKPPDTGLL; this comes from the coding sequence ATGGGCTCCCCCCTCGGGCCACTAATGGCAAATGCGTTTATGTGCAATATTgaagagaaattgaaaaaccaaaacaagatGCCTGCTTTCTATAAGCGATGTGTCGACGACACTCTCAGCAAAATGCCCGATGTTTCATCTGCCTCTGAATTCTTGTTAACACTGAATGAAATACACCCCTCACTCAGTTTCACAATGGAACTCGAAGACAACGGCAAGCTTCCCTTTCTCGGTATGGTGATCATCAGAAATGGTCCTCGACTAGATACGAAGGTCTACGTGAAACCACCCGATACTGGGCTTTTATAG